One window of the Runella slithyformis DSM 19594 genome contains the following:
- a CDS encoding RagB/SusD family nutrient uptake outer membrane protein, translating to MKNYAIKGSITVVLLVALSVACKDSFLEVAPTGAVGKEQLSTKKGLEGALISVYSNLNGRSNRMASATNWVWGSIRGGDANKGTDPGDFSDINPIQRFENLPTQGVIRDKYTGTYEGVARANAVLQLLKTATAEVTDADKKRISAEARFLRAHYYFELKKTFGNTPYVDETLDYGTGIEKVKNDVDLWPKIEADFKYAYDNLPETQAAVGRANKWAAAAYLAKTYLFQKKFAEAKTLFDLVIANGRTSNGKKYGLVPRYADIYRASNDNNEESIFAIQNAANTGSVNNAFPEFDLNYPYNTGPNGPGNCCGFFQPSFELGNSFRTSADGLPLLDGSYNVGANQVKTDMGVAADAAFTPDAGNLDPRIDHSIGRRGIPYLDWQDHPGVAWIRNQPNGGPYSPKKYTYYKSDVGSLQDNSTWTPGYTALNFTIIRFADVLLMAAECEVEVGSLEKARDYVNQIRRRAANPAGFVTKGGAPAAKYVISTYDAPWTDKAVARTAVQFERKLELSGEGFRFFDLVRWGIAEREINAYLAYESRFLPGTLGGARFTPNKHELLPLPQDQIDLLGKDILKQNPGY from the coding sequence ATGAAAAATTACGCAATAAAAGGATCGATTACCGTCGTATTACTGGTAGCGCTTTCGGTTGCTTGTAAAGATAGCTTTCTGGAAGTGGCACCAACCGGAGCGGTAGGGAAAGAGCAACTCTCTACTAAGAAAGGATTGGAAGGAGCATTGATCTCAGTATACAGCAACCTGAACGGGCGTTCGAACCGTATGGCCAGCGCGACCAACTGGGTATGGGGAAGTATCCGTGGCGGTGATGCCAATAAAGGAACTGACCCCGGTGACTTCAGTGATATCAACCCTATCCAACGGTTTGAAAACCTGCCTACCCAAGGTGTAATCAGAGATAAATACACCGGCACATACGAAGGTGTAGCGCGTGCCAACGCTGTACTTCAACTCCTTAAGACAGCAACCGCTGAAGTAACTGATGCAGACAAAAAACGCATCTCAGCCGAAGCACGTTTCCTGCGCGCTCACTACTATTTTGAATTGAAGAAAACGTTTGGCAACACACCTTACGTAGATGAAACACTTGATTACGGTACCGGTATCGAAAAAGTGAAAAACGACGTAGACCTGTGGCCGAAAATCGAAGCTGATTTCAAATATGCGTACGACAACCTTCCTGAAACTCAGGCTGCCGTAGGTCGTGCCAACAAATGGGCGGCTGCGGCTTATCTGGCTAAAACGTATTTGTTCCAGAAAAAATTTGCCGAGGCAAAAACGTTGTTTGATTTGGTCATTGCCAACGGAAGAACGTCAAATGGTAAGAAATACGGCTTAGTACCCAGATATGCCGATATCTACCGTGCCTCAAATGACAACAACGAAGAGTCGATCTTTGCCATTCAGAATGCGGCCAATACCGGTTCGGTAAACAACGCTTTCCCTGAGTTTGACCTGAACTATCCGTACAATACTGGTCCTAACGGTCCCGGTAACTGCTGCGGATTCTTCCAGCCAAGCTTTGAGTTGGGTAACTCATTCCGTACCAGCGCTGACGGATTACCTTTGTTGGATGGTTCATACAACGTAGGGGCCAATCAGGTGAAAACCGATATGGGCGTAGCGGCTGATGCAGCCTTTACACCGGATGCCGGCAATCTTGACCCTCGTATCGACCACTCAATCGGTCGTCGCGGTATTCCTTATTTGGATTGGCAGGATCATCCGGGTGTTGCCTGGATTCGTAACCAACCCAACGGGGGTCCTTATTCTCCAAAGAAGTATACTTACTACAAGTCGGATGTAGGTTCACTTCAGGATAACAGTACATGGACACCGGGTTATACTGCCCTTAACTTTACCATCATTCGTTTTGCGGATGTATTGTTGATGGCCGCTGAGTGTGAAGTGGAAGTAGGAAGCCTTGAAAAAGCGCGTGACTATGTGAACCAAATTCGCAGACGTGCCGCTAACCCTGCCGGTTTTGTCACCAAAGGCGGTGCTCCTGCCGCTAAGTACGTGATTTCTACCTACGATGCTCCTTGGACCGATAAAGCCGTTGCTCGTACTGCCGTACAGTTTGAGCGTAAATTGGAGCTTTCGGGTGAAGGTTTCCGTTTCTTCGACCTGGTACGTTGGGGAATTGCCGAGAGAGAAATAAATGCGTATTTGGCGTACGAAAGCAGATTCCTGCCGGGTACGTTGGGTGGTGCGAGATTTACGCCCAACAAACACGAATTGCTGCCGCTTCCACAAGATCAGATTGACTTGTTAGGCAAGGATATATTGAAGCAAAATCCGGGTTACTAA
- a CDS encoding NrtR DNA-binding winged helix domain-containing protein: MTPSQNIKAFLDTGPEYLPGVSVDCVIFGFYERQLKVLLLEFKKTKAFALPGGFVFKDESTDAAATRILYERTGVKDIYLEQFYTFGEPNRGNWDVHKATMASHGFELEQEHWLLQRFITVGYYALVDFSKVKPTPDIFSDVGDWYDIHHIPTLILDHNSIVTKALDTLRLMLDYKLVGFNLLSETFTMNELQSLYETILDKKLLRANFQRKMLSMEILERVEKKFSGKAHKPPYVYRIKKME; this comes from the coding sequence ATGACTCCCAGCCAAAACATAAAAGCTTTTTTGGATACCGGTCCTGAATACCTTCCCGGGGTTTCGGTTGATTGTGTCATTTTCGGTTTTTACGAACGCCAATTAAAAGTATTGCTGCTGGAATTTAAGAAAACCAAAGCATTCGCTTTGCCGGGTGGCTTTGTCTTTAAGGATGAAAGTACAGATGCGGCTGCCACCCGGATCTTATATGAACGAACCGGCGTAAAAGATATTTATCTTGAGCAGTTCTATACGTTTGGAGAACCCAACCGCGGCAATTGGGATGTACACAAAGCCACAATGGCATCTCACGGCTTCGAACTGGAACAGGAGCATTGGCTGTTGCAAAGGTTTATTACCGTGGGCTATTATGCATTGGTCGATTTTTCAAAGGTAAAACCTACTCCCGATATTTTCTCAGATGTGGGTGATTGGTACGATATTCATCACATTCCAACCTTGATCCTTGACCACAACAGCATTGTAACCAAGGCGTTGGATACGCTCCGGTTAATGTTGGATTATAAGTTGGTGGGTTTTAATCTATTGTCTGAAACGTTCACAATGAATGAATTGCAAAGCCTATACGAAACAATCTTGGATAAAAAGCTCCTCCGGGCGAATTTTCAACGTAAAATGCTCAGCATGGAGATATTGGAACGGGTTGAGAAAAAATTTTCGGGGAAAGCCCACAAGCCCCCTTATGTGTATCGAATAAAGAAAATGGAATAG
- a CDS encoding SusC/RagA family TonB-linked outer membrane protein produces MKPKFYYPLMCAVAWMFILFLAPGPAHAQDRKVTGKVVSNDGPVPGATILLKGSNVGTSADATGAFTINVSGANPVLVISAIGYKPQEVTVGNQSIVNVKIEDDVNALSEVIVTGYSIDSRRETTGAVSTVKAKDLTVRPSGNVEQQLQGRVAGLTVVTNGQPGTASQVRVRGFGAFGGNEPLYVVDGVPVGSTDFLSPDDIETTTVLKDAAAASIYGARAANGVIVYTTKKGAKGAKKLNVSYDGMYGVTLAGEGQKMMNPTDFATWTWNAKRNSNEAFGHPQFGSGPTPVIPDYLTVGGRSGVVGTVDLAAERAKYNVDPTAGSIYQVVKANKEGTDWYKAITRNAALQRHALGFSGGGENSRFYIGFGAQNQQGILKGNDFTRYTFRANSEFNVLKNVRIGQNLQFTYRSILGQSGAAGGNGVAADENDILSAFRMPSIIPVYDEFGGYAGTAAKGFNNPRNPVASRDGLANNRSFNANGFGNIYAEWDPIPGLTLRSSLGGQYNNFYNWGYSRLQYENSENNSAFGYNEGGGWSFGWVLTNTATYKKQFGKHNVEVLAGQEALDTGKGRNMSGSGLNPFSTDINYVNLSNVSASGRVVNSNLFSGVNFYSLFGRVNYIFNDKYIVTAVIRRDGSSRFGANNRFGAFPAFSAAWRISSEPFMKQLTWVSDLKIRGGYGTMGNSNNVNPNNQFSLYGASIGNSAYDINGTNSSTAEGYFRTRIGNPDAKWETSITKNIGIDGTFLNGKLDVVVDFWQKDTKDLLYQLPITATAGPFASPPSVNIAKMANKGIDILVTNRGRITKDLSYDVTFTGGTLSNEIVSVAPNVNYLTNVDPGFRGINPIRNQVGYSISSFYGYKVMGLFQNAEEVKNAPRQDGAGPGRFRYADINGDGRISADDRTYLGSPVPKFTAGMSLGFKYKGWELEAYLNGFFGNKIFNVSKWFTDFYPSFAGAAISERVKDSWTPNNLGATTPIFETASNFSTNTQSNSFYVENGSYVRFQNITLGYNLPASMLSKAHIQRLRVFASTNNIFTITKYQGLDPGVGGNADTNFGIDVGNYPMTKGWTVGLNLGF; encoded by the coding sequence ATGAAACCAAAGTTCTATTATCCGCTGATGTGTGCGGTGGCATGGATGTTTATCCTCTTCCTTGCTCCCGGTCCTGCGCATGCACAAGACCGGAAAGTGACGGGAAAAGTCGTTTCCAACGACGGCCCTGTTCCCGGAGCAACGATTCTATTGAAAGGCAGTAATGTCGGAACCTCTGCCGATGCTACAGGGGCCTTTACGATTAATGTGAGTGGGGCAAATCCGGTTTTGGTGATTTCAGCGATTGGTTACAAACCTCAGGAAGTAACTGTTGGCAATCAAAGTATTGTCAATGTGAAAATTGAAGATGATGTGAACGCTCTGTCGGAAGTAATCGTAACAGGTTACTCCATCGACAGCCGTCGCGAAACAACGGGGGCGGTTTCTACCGTAAAAGCCAAAGATCTTACCGTTCGCCCATCGGGTAACGTTGAACAGCAATTGCAGGGGCGTGTGGCCGGATTAACGGTTGTCACAAACGGACAGCCCGGTACTGCCAGTCAGGTACGCGTACGCGGATTTGGTGCTTTCGGCGGTAACGAGCCTTTATACGTTGTGGATGGGGTACCTGTGGGTTCAACTGACTTTTTGAGTCCTGACGATATCGAAACCACTACAGTACTGAAGGACGCTGCTGCTGCGTCTATCTACGGTGCGCGTGCTGCCAACGGGGTAATTGTATATACTACGAAAAAAGGTGCAAAAGGAGCTAAGAAACTGAACGTTAGCTACGACGGTATGTACGGAGTAACTCTTGCGGGTGAAGGCCAGAAAATGATGAATCCTACGGATTTTGCTACCTGGACCTGGAATGCCAAAAGAAATTCAAACGAAGCTTTCGGGCACCCACAATTCGGTTCGGGCCCTACGCCTGTCATTCCTGACTACCTGACAGTAGGCGGTCGTTCAGGTGTGGTAGGTACGGTTGATTTAGCCGCTGAAAGAGCGAAGTATAACGTTGATCCTACTGCGGGGTCAATCTACCAAGTAGTAAAAGCCAACAAAGAAGGAACGGATTGGTACAAAGCCATTACGCGCAACGCGGCTCTTCAGCGCCATGCCCTCGGATTCTCCGGCGGTGGTGAAAACAGCCGTTTTTACATCGGTTTCGGTGCTCAAAACCAGCAGGGTATCTTGAAAGGAAATGATTTTACGCGTTATACCTTCCGTGCCAACAGCGAGTTTAACGTATTGAAAAATGTGCGTATCGGTCAGAACCTTCAGTTCACTTACCGTTCGATCTTAGGACAGTCAGGTGCTGCCGGCGGTAACGGGGTTGCGGCTGACGAAAACGATATTTTAAGTGCCTTCCGTATGCCATCCATCATCCCGGTTTATGATGAGTTCGGTGGATATGCAGGTACTGCGGCAAAAGGATTTAATAACCCTCGTAACCCCGTTGCCAGCCGCGACGGATTGGCCAACAACCGTTCATTTAACGCAAACGGTTTCGGAAACATTTATGCCGAGTGGGATCCGATTCCGGGTTTAACGTTACGCAGCAGCCTTGGAGGTCAGTACAATAACTTCTACAACTGGGGCTATAGCCGCTTACAGTACGAAAACTCTGAAAACAACTCGGCGTTTGGTTACAACGAAGGCGGTGGCTGGAGCTTCGGTTGGGTATTGACCAATACAGCTACCTATAAAAAGCAATTTGGCAAACATAACGTAGAAGTGCTGGCCGGTCAGGAAGCTTTGGATACCGGTAAAGGCCGTAACATGAGCGGCAGCGGTTTGAATCCATTCTCTACCGACATCAACTACGTGAACTTATCTAACGTAAGTGCCAGCGGAAGAGTAGTAAACAGCAATCTTTTTTCAGGCGTGAATTTTTACTCGTTATTCGGGCGGGTTAACTACATCTTCAACGATAAATATATCGTAACAGCGGTGATTCGTCGCGACGGTTCTTCACGTTTCGGTGCCAACAACCGTTTCGGTGCATTCCCTGCATTTTCAGCGGCATGGCGTATTTCATCTGAGCCTTTCATGAAGCAGTTGACATGGGTTTCAGATTTGAAAATTCGCGGGGGCTACGGTACCATGGGTAATTCAAACAACGTAAACCCCAACAACCAGTTCAGCTTATACGGTGCCAGCATCGGAAACTCGGCGTATGACATCAATGGTACTAACTCAAGCACTGCAGAAGGATACTTCCGTACACGTATCGGTAACCCCGATGCCAAATGGGAAACCTCAATCACCAAAAACATCGGTATTGACGGAACCTTCCTGAATGGTAAATTGGACGTAGTGGTTGATTTCTGGCAGAAAGATACCAAAGATCTGTTGTATCAATTGCCGATTACTGCCACTGCCGGACCATTTGCATCACCTCCATCGGTGAACATTGCGAAAATGGCCAACAAGGGTATTGACATCTTGGTGACAAACCGCGGACGCATCACAAAAGATCTGTCTTATGACGTAACCTTCACCGGCGGTACATTGAGTAACGAAATCGTTTCGGTTGCTCCTAACGTAAACTACCTTACCAACGTAGACCCCGGTTTCCGCGGTATCAACCCTATCCGTAACCAGGTAGGTTATTCTATCTCTTCTTTCTATGGCTACAAAGTGATGGGCCTGTTCCAAAATGCCGAAGAAGTGAAGAATGCTCCAAGACAGGATGGTGCCGGCCCGGGTCGTTTCCGTTATGCTGATATTAACGGCGACGGAAGAATCAGTGCAGACGACCGTACCTATTTGGGCAGCCCGGTTCCTAAATTTACCGCAGGTATGAGCCTTGGCTTCAAATACAAAGGATGGGAGTTGGAAGCCTATTTGAATGGGTTCTTTGGCAACAAAATCTTTAACGTATCTAAATGGTTTACCGATTTCTATCCTTCATTTGCAGGGGCAGCCATTAGTGAGCGCGTGAAAGATTCATGGACACCAAACAATCTCGGTGCCACTACGCCAATCTTCGAGACTGCATCAAACTTCAGTACCAATACGCAGTCTAACTCATTCTACGTAGAGAACGGCAGCTATGTTCGTTTCCAAAACATCACGTTAGGATACAACCTCCCTGCCAGTATGCTTAGTAAGGCTCACATCCAGCGTTTGCGTGTGTTTGCTTCTACCAACAACATCTTTACGATCACTAAGTACCAAGGCTTGGATCCGGGTGTAGGCGGTAACGCTGATACCAACTTCGGTATCGACGTAGGTAACTATCCAATGACAAAAGGTTGGACTGTTGGCTTGAACCTTGGATTCTAA
- a CDS encoding VCBS repeat-containing protein — protein sequence MIRFFHSVLYTALVGAFLACGNDKTLFSRVPVSDSGIDFSNRIRENDTLNILDFEYIYNGGGVGIADMNGDSLPDVLFSGNQADSRIYLNRGNMKFEDISKKAGISNLGRWCSGISLVDINADGRMDIYLTSTAKKAATQRANLLFVNQGNSAEGIPTFKEMAQEYGLADNGYSMNAAFFDYDNDGDLDAFILTNTLERNPNQYHEKLRDGSSPTTDRLYRCDWNDSLSHPVYTDVSKEAGIQIEGYGLGLNICDINRDSFKDIYVTNDYLSDDLLYINNGNGTFTDKAAAYFKHTSTTAMGNDIADINNDGQMDVIAVDMLPRDNTRKKQLMGPNSYQAYLNNDLYGFNHQYGRNTLQLNTGNKPGTNEPAFAEISLLANVAQTDWSWTPLLVDFDHDGRRDLMITNGFPRDVTDRDFAQFRAQSSSVASKEYVLGEIPEVKISNFAFKNRGDLTFEDVSKKWGLDEASFTNGAAYADLDLDGDLDIVMNNINDSSFVYRNNLTESHPEKANYLRIGFKGYNKNVQGLGAKIELFYGKGLVQVYEHSPYRGYLSTVEPIAHFGLGEHTQIDSAVVVWPNGKQQTLKNVKANQLLYVSEGNAMESYRPNLTKPSYLFNELNDSLNIDWVHQEPEYIDFNGQKLLPHKLSQYPPAVSAGDINGDGLDDFFVGGSRQNKGKFFVQNANGSFSISDLLPGQEGPDKTSEDMGTLLFDADGDGDLDLYIASGANELRSNDAGYQDRLYINDGKGSYQWAQGAIPSILVSKSCVRAADYDHDGDLDLYVAGRVEPDQYPKPVSSFILRNDTAPKQPPKFTDVTSQIAPALTNLGLACDALWTDFDNDGWVDLFIAGEWMPLTMLKNNKGKFERLSSALDVQTGFWGSLSGGDFDGDGDTDYIAGNLGLNALTKASDAYPISILAGDFNQDGMYDAIPFIYFPDAENKPVRVPFHGREDVIKQFIQTRARFQTYKDFAKATFDNLLTEDERKKALQLDANECQSVYVENTGNGTFKTKPLPTLAQLSPINGMIVEDLDNDGHLDVLLVANDFGNETSTGRYDASNGLLLKGNGKGDFTPLTQSSTGFYVPGNAKGLAQMASPDGRRMVVATQNRGPMKVFGQAAAPLKWLPLQANDAYALIQTNDGKTRRRELYYGASFLSQSVRKLTLTGREKSVEIVDFAGKKRKVQ from the coding sequence ATGATACGCTTTTTTCATTCTGTTTTATATACCGCGCTTGTCGGTGCTTTTTTAGCATGTGGGAATGACAAAACGCTTTTCAGTCGCGTACCGGTGAGCGATTCCGGCATTGATTTTTCCAATCGAATCCGAGAAAATGATACGCTCAATATCCTTGATTTTGAATACATCTATAATGGAGGAGGCGTAGGGATCGCCGATATGAACGGTGATAGTTTGCCCGATGTACTGTTTTCGGGAAATCAGGCAGACAGTCGTATTTACCTCAACCGGGGAAATATGAAATTTGAAGACATCAGCAAAAAAGCCGGTATTTCTAACTTGGGACGCTGGTGTTCGGGCATTAGTTTGGTAGATATCAACGCCGACGGACGCATGGATATTTACCTGACCTCCACGGCCAAAAAAGCAGCGACCCAACGTGCCAATCTGCTTTTTGTGAATCAGGGAAACAGTGCCGAAGGTATCCCGACCTTTAAGGAAATGGCGCAGGAATATGGTTTGGCCGATAACGGGTATTCTATGAATGCCGCCTTTTTTGACTATGATAATGACGGTGATCTGGATGCTTTTATTTTGACCAATACGCTGGAACGTAACCCCAATCAATACCACGAAAAACTCCGCGACGGCTCTTCACCCACGACCGACCGACTGTATCGCTGTGATTGGAACGACAGTCTCAGCCACCCTGTATATACCGATGTATCTAAAGAAGCCGGTATTCAAATCGAAGGATATGGGCTGGGACTCAATATCTGTGACATCAATCGCGATAGCTTTAAGGATATTTACGTGACCAACGATTATCTGTCGGACGACTTGCTGTACATCAACAACGGCAACGGCACCTTTACCGACAAAGCAGCGGCGTACTTTAAGCATACCAGTACTACTGCCATGGGCAATGATATTGCCGATATTAATAATGACGGCCAGATGGATGTCATTGCCGTGGATATGCTTCCCCGGGACAATACCCGTAAAAAGCAGTTGATGGGACCTAACAGCTATCAGGCATACCTCAACAATGACTTGTACGGGTTTAATCATCAATACGGGCGTAATACCCTTCAGCTGAATACCGGAAACAAACCCGGAACCAACGAGCCCGCTTTTGCCGAGATCAGCCTGTTGGCAAACGTTGCCCAAACGGATTGGAGCTGGACGCCGCTGCTCGTTGACTTTGACCATGACGGCCGGCGCGACCTGATGATCACCAACGGTTTTCCGCGCGACGTAACCGACCGAGATTTTGCGCAGTTTCGGGCGCAGAGCAGCTCTGTGGCTTCCAAAGAATATGTACTCGGAGAAATTCCTGAAGTGAAGATTTCCAATTTTGCCTTTAAAAATAGAGGAGATCTGACGTTTGAGGATGTTTCGAAAAAATGGGGGCTTGATGAAGCCTCTTTTACCAACGGGGCCGCTTATGCCGACCTTGACCTCGATGGTGACCTCGATATTGTCATGAACAACATTAATGATTCTTCGTTTGTATATCGTAATAATTTAACGGAATCGCATCCGGAAAAGGCCAATTACCTCCGCATCGGTTTTAAAGGGTATAACAAAAATGTGCAGGGACTGGGGGCAAAAATAGAACTTTTTTATGGCAAAGGATTGGTGCAGGTGTACGAGCATTCACCGTATCGGGGATACCTTTCAACGGTGGAACCGATTGCCCATTTCGGCTTGGGAGAACATACCCAAATAGACTCAGCGGTGGTGGTTTGGCCTAACGGTAAGCAACAAACGTTGAAAAACGTGAAGGCAAATCAACTGCTGTATGTATCGGAAGGCAACGCGATGGAGTCTTACAGGCCCAATCTGACAAAACCGAGTTACTTATTCAATGAACTGAACGATTCACTGAATATCGATTGGGTACATCAGGAGCCTGAATACATCGACTTCAACGGACAGAAATTATTGCCCCATAAACTCTCACAGTATCCGCCGGCAGTATCGGCAGGAGACATCAACGGCGATGGACTGGATGACTTCTTTGTAGGCGGCTCACGCCAAAATAAAGGAAAATTCTTTGTGCAAAATGCCAACGGTTCATTCTCTATCAGTGATCTGTTGCCGGGTCAGGAGGGCCCTGATAAAACGTCGGAAGACATGGGAACGTTGCTCTTTGATGCAGACGGAGATGGTGATCTTGATCTGTACATTGCGAGCGGTGCCAATGAACTGCGGAGCAATGACGCCGGGTATCAGGACAGATTGTACATCAATGACGGAAAAGGCAGCTATCAATGGGCACAGGGGGCTATTCCGTCGATTTTGGTCAGTAAATCGTGCGTGCGCGCGGCAGATTATGACCATGACGGAGATCTGGATCTGTACGTGGCGGGCCGTGTGGAGCCCGACCAATACCCCAAGCCCGTGAGCAGCTTTATTTTGCGTAACGATACTGCACCCAAACAGCCCCCTAAATTTACCGATGTTACATCACAAATTGCACCGGCACTGACCAACCTGGGCTTGGCCTGTGATGCCTTATGGACCGATTTTGACAACGACGGCTGGGTGGATCTATTCATTGCGGGAGAATGGATGCCGCTGACAATGTTGAAAAATAACAAAGGAAAATTTGAAAGGCTTTCCTCGGCGCTTGATGTTCAAACGGGTTTTTGGGGCAGCCTGTCAGGAGGAGATTTTGACGGCGACGGCGATACAGATTACATTGCGGGCAATCTGGGGTTAAACGCCCTTACGAAAGCCTCCGATGCCTATCCCATCAGCATTCTGGCGGGTGATTTTAACCAAGACGGTATGTACGATGCCATTCCGTTCATTTACTTTCCGGACGCTGAAAATAAACCGGTTCGGGTGCCTTTTCACGGCCGTGAGGACGTCATCAAGCAGTTTATTCAGACGCGGGCGCGTTTTCAGACCTATAAAGATTTTGCGAAGGCTACCTTCGACAATCTGCTGACGGAAGACGAACGCAAAAAAGCCCTGCAACTGGATGCCAATGAGTGTCAGTCGGTATATGTCGAAAATACGGGCAACGGTACCTTCAAAACCAAGCCACTGCCTACGCTGGCACAGTTATCACCCATCAATGGTATGATCGTTGAGGATTTAGATAATGACGGCCATTTGGATGTATTGCTCGTGGCCAATGATTTTGGCAATGAAACCTCTACGGGCCGCTATGATGCCTCCAACGGTTTGCTGCTTAAAGGCAACGGCAAAGGTGATTTTACGCCGCTTACGCAGTCGTCTACGGGCTTTTATGTGCCCGGCAATGCCAAAGGGCTGGCGCAAATGGCAAGCCCCGACGGGCGCCGTATGGTGGTCGCCACGCAAAACCGAGGCCCGATGAAGGTGTTCGGGCAGGCTGCTGCACCGCTGAAATGGTTGCCGCTTCAGGCCAATGATGCCTATGCACTGATTCAAACCAACGACGGAAAAACGCGCCGCCGGGAACTCTACTACGGAGCATCGTTTCTTTCGCAATCCGTTCGGAAACTAACATTGACGGGTCGGGAGAAGTCTGTTGAGATTGTTGATTTTGCGGGGAAAAAACGAAAAGTACAATAA
- a CDS encoding sugar phosphate isomerase/epimerase family protein, which translates to MQNRRNFLKTIGALALGGLAVPSPANDLFAPEALPRPGLQLFTLFRAMSEDAKGSLEKVAAIGYKEIESAFSMKEGYYGYSPKEFKKIVEDLGMTWRAHHAGGAPFRPRPAQGGAVGEAPRQMPANMPKRLNLQDNYQQLVDEAAEAGLSYLVCASTPVGTLDEIKKSVEVFVKTGEACKKAGIRFAYHNHATEFDKVEGQTPYDLILSQTSPDLVTMEMDMAWVVKAGLDPVELFKQQPGRFPLWHIKDIDKELKKPVEVGNGVVDFKKIFTGAKKAGLKYYFVEQDMAANPFESIATSFANLQKITA; encoded by the coding sequence ATGCAAAATCGCAGAAATTTTCTAAAAACAATCGGTGCTTTAGCACTGGGCGGTCTGGCTGTACCTTCCCCGGCCAATGATCTATTTGCTCCTGAAGCCCTCCCACGGCCCGGTTTGCAGTTGTTTACGTTGTTCAGAGCCATGTCGGAAGATGCTAAAGGGTCGTTGGAAAAAGTAGCCGCCATCGGCTACAAAGAAATCGAATCGGCCTTCAGCATGAAAGAAGGCTATTATGGCTATTCGCCCAAAGAATTCAAAAAAATAGTGGAAGACCTTGGCATGACCTGGCGTGCGCACCACGCCGGAGGAGCTCCTTTTCGTCCGCGCCCGGCACAGGGAGGCGCTGTGGGAGAAGCCCCGCGCCAAATGCCGGCCAATATGCCCAAACGCCTGAATTTGCAGGATAATTATCAACAATTGGTCGACGAAGCTGCTGAAGCAGGTCTGAGTTACTTAGTGTGCGCGTCTACGCCCGTAGGTACATTGGACGAGATCAAAAAATCAGTGGAAGTCTTTGTCAAAACGGGAGAAGCCTGCAAAAAAGCGGGCATTCGTTTTGCCTATCATAACCACGCCACGGAGTTTGATAAAGTGGAAGGTCAAACGCCTTACGATCTGATTCTTTCTCAAACAAGCCCTGACTTAGTAACGATGGAAATGGACATGGCCTGGGTGGTAAAAGCAGGTTTGGATCCCGTCGAATTGTTTAAGCAACAGCCCGGACGTTTTCCGCTGTGGCACATCAAAGACATTGACAAAGAACTCAAAAAACCCGTAGAGGTAGGTAACGGTGTAGTTGACTTCAAAAAGATTTTTACCGGAGCCAAAAAAGCGGGCCTCAAATATTACTTTGTCGAGCAGGATATGGCCGCCAATCCCTTTGAAAGCATAGCCACAAGTTTTGCGAATTTGCAGAAAATTACGGCGTAA